A region of Kribbella sp. NBC_01245 DNA encodes the following proteins:
- a CDS encoding mechanosensitive ion channel family protein encodes MEKLLIPLVSSLEFPTLWRVGNDGKLELTDQVIVLPAKIAGLFIGFFVLRWFLHRAIHKIGRRTGNGNGHVAGLLAKSKRGSQFVESTLQNERRAQRAETVASLLCSVVTIVLSAVLLVMLLNELGFNVLPLVASASIIGVVLGFGAQTLVKDFLAGIFMIFEDQYGVGDLIDMEKATGVVESVGLRITRLRGDDGTTWYVRNGEVLRVGNLSTRSPDQVAAAETNAEAAASARESAANAPAPYEAPAEGH; translated from the coding sequence ATGGAAAAACTGCTGATACCCCTCGTGTCCAGCCTCGAATTCCCGACTCTGTGGCGAGTGGGCAACGACGGCAAGCTGGAACTGACCGACCAGGTCATCGTGTTGCCTGCCAAGATCGCCGGCCTGTTCATCGGGTTCTTCGTGCTGCGCTGGTTCCTGCACCGGGCGATCCACAAGATCGGCCGCCGTACCGGTAATGGCAATGGTCATGTCGCCGGTCTGCTGGCCAAGTCGAAGCGCGGCAGCCAGTTCGTCGAGTCCACCCTGCAGAACGAGCGCCGCGCGCAGCGGGCCGAGACCGTCGCGTCCCTGCTGTGCAGCGTCGTCACGATCGTGCTCAGCGCCGTCCTCCTGGTGATGCTGCTCAACGAACTCGGCTTCAACGTGCTGCCGCTGGTGGCGTCGGCCAGCATCATCGGCGTGGTGCTCGGCTTCGGCGCGCAGACCCTGGTGAAGGACTTCCTCGCCGGCATTTTCATGATCTTCGAAGACCAGTACGGCGTCGGCGACCTCATCGACATGGAAAAGGCAACCGGTGTGGTCGAGTCCGTGGGCCTCCGCATCACGCGGCTGCGCGGCGATGACGGCACCACCTGGTACGTCCGCAACGGCGAAGTCCTGCGGGTCGGCAACCTCAGCACCCGCTCCCCCGACCAGGTCGCCGCCGCCGAAACCAACGCCGAGGCCGCCGCCAGCGCGCGCGAATCCGCCGCCAACGCCCCCGCGCCGTACGAGGCTCCCGCCGAAGGCCATTGA
- the malQ gene encoding 4-alpha-glucanotransferase, which yields MTAPTPALVELAVAHGVATEYWDWQGQHVIVSTEVVAAVLAALGVDASTPDRAAQALVDHRQARWRRTLPATLVIREGWTPWFAVHLPHGSTAEVWIELEDGGQRRDVAQQEHWVEPEWIDGMQVGEATYQVPGDLPLGYHRIHARVAGQTKIAVCSLIVTPERIEPNARQRRRSWGWVLQLYSVRSRRSWGIGDLHDLGDLAAWSAHDLGAGFVLINPLHAAETAGRMEPSPYLPASRRFGNPIYLRVEDIEEYGDLAPAERDQVRALGLQARALNEDATQLERDVAWAAKREALQLLFAVRPSVGRIAEYGAYRDREGQGLIDFATWAAIADVHGPEWSKWPEELSDPVGPEVVAFRREHAKLVDFHCWLQWQLDEQLGRVQARARSAGMALGVVHDLAVGVHPDGADAWALQRVLAAGMHVGAPPDAFNQQGQDWSQPPWRPDALAETGYAAWRDLVRAVLRHGGGLRIDHILGLFRLWWVTSPDRPTDGTYVRYDHEALLGILVLEATRADSGEGVVVIGEDLGTFEPWVRDYLTERGILGTSVLWFERDEHGQPLAPERWRELCLATVTTHDLPPTAGYLAGDHVQLRHDLGLLTRDLETEIAVDSAEREAWLKVLRDRKLLGPDDTDVERVVEALHRYVAQTPSRLLGVALADAVGERRTQNQPGTTDEYPNWRVPLGGPDGTAVLLEDLPNNARLRRLVGTLSI from the coding sequence GTGACCGCACCTACGCCCGCCCTCGTCGAGTTGGCCGTCGCGCATGGAGTGGCGACCGAGTACTGGGACTGGCAGGGGCAACACGTCATCGTCTCGACCGAAGTGGTCGCGGCCGTGCTCGCCGCCCTCGGTGTCGACGCCTCCACGCCCGACCGCGCGGCGCAGGCTCTGGTCGATCACCGCCAGGCTCGTTGGCGTCGTACGTTGCCGGCCACGTTGGTCATCCGCGAAGGCTGGACGCCCTGGTTCGCCGTACATCTGCCGCATGGTTCGACCGCCGAGGTCTGGATCGAGCTGGAGGACGGCGGCCAGCGGCGCGATGTCGCCCAGCAGGAGCATTGGGTCGAGCCCGAGTGGATCGACGGCATGCAGGTCGGCGAAGCGACGTACCAGGTGCCTGGCGATCTGCCGCTCGGGTACCACCGGATCCACGCCCGCGTCGCCGGTCAGACGAAGATCGCCGTCTGCTCGTTGATCGTCACCCCCGAGCGGATCGAGCCGAACGCCCGGCAGCGGCGGCGCAGCTGGGGTTGGGTGCTGCAGCTCTATTCGGTGCGCTCGCGTCGTTCGTGGGGGATCGGCGACCTGCACGATCTCGGCGATCTGGCCGCGTGGTCCGCGCACGACCTCGGCGCGGGGTTCGTTCTGATCAACCCGTTGCACGCGGCCGAGACCGCCGGTCGGATGGAGCCCTCGCCGTACCTGCCGGCCTCGCGCCGCTTCGGTAACCCGATCTACCTGCGCGTCGAGGACATCGAGGAGTACGGCGATCTCGCGCCGGCCGAGCGCGACCAGGTGCGGGCCCTCGGTCTGCAGGCGCGCGCGCTCAACGAGGACGCCACCCAGCTCGAACGCGATGTCGCCTGGGCCGCCAAACGCGAGGCCCTGCAGTTGCTCTTCGCCGTGCGGCCCTCGGTCGGCCGGATCGCGGAGTACGGCGCCTACCGCGATCGCGAGGGCCAGGGCTTGATCGACTTCGCCACCTGGGCCGCGATCGCGGATGTGCACGGGCCCGAGTGGAGCAAATGGCCCGAGGAGTTGTCGGATCCGGTCGGGCCCGAGGTGGTGGCCTTCCGGCGGGAGCACGCCAAGCTGGTCGACTTCCATTGCTGGCTGCAGTGGCAGCTCGACGAACAACTCGGACGGGTGCAGGCGCGGGCGCGTTCGGCCGGGATGGCGCTCGGGGTTGTGCACGACCTCGCCGTCGGCGTACATCCCGATGGTGCGGACGCCTGGGCCTTGCAGCGCGTGCTCGCGGCGGGCATGCACGTTGGTGCGCCGCCGGACGCGTTCAACCAGCAGGGGCAGGACTGGTCGCAGCCGCCTTGGCGTCCCGACGCGCTCGCCGAAACGGGCTACGCCGCCTGGCGGGACCTGGTCCGCGCCGTGCTCCGGCATGGCGGTGGGTTGCGGATCGACCACATCCTCGGGTTGTTCCGGCTGTGGTGGGTGACGTCGCCGGATCGGCCGACCGACGGCACGTACGTGCGGTACGACCACGAGGCGCTGCTCGGCATCCTCGTCCTCGAGGCAACCCGAGCCGACAGCGGCGAAGGTGTCGTGGTGATCGGGGAGGACCTCGGCACGTTCGAGCCGTGGGTGCGGGATTACCTGACCGAGCGCGGCATTCTCGGTACGTCGGTGCTGTGGTTCGAGCGCGACGAACACGGTCAGCCGCTCGCGCCGGAGCGCTGGCGCGAGTTGTGCCTTGCCACCGTGACCACGCATGACCTGCCGCCGACCGCGGGCTATCTCGCCGGCGACCACGTGCAGCTGCGGCACGACCTCGGCCTGCTCACGCGGGACCTCGAGACCGAGATCGCGGTCGACTCGGCCGAGCGCGAGGCCTGGCTGAAGGTGCTGCGCGATCGCAAGCTGCTCGGGCCGGACGACACCGACGTCGAGCGCGTGGTGGAGGCGCTGCACCGGTACGTCGCGCAGACGCCGTCGCGGCTTCTCGGCGTGGCGCTCGCTGACGCTGTGGGCGAGCGTCGTACGCAGAATCAGCCTGGCACCACCGACGAGTACCCGAACTGGCGGGTGCCGTTGGGCGGGCCGGACGGTACGGCGGTGTTGCTCGAGGACTTGCCGAACAACGCCCGATTGCGTCGCTTGGTGGGCACGCTTTCCATCTGA
- the fabG gene encoding 3-oxoacyl-ACP reductase FabG, with product MSEQQSRVAIVTGAARGIGAAVAQRLAADGNAVAVLDLDQAACEATVKAITEAGGKAVAVGCDVSKSDQVAAAIERVVAELGAPTILINNAGVLRDNLLFKMSEDDWDTVMSVHLRGSFLMSKACQKHMVDAGYGRIVFLSSTSALGNRGQANYASAKAGLQGLAKTLAIELGKFGITSNAIAPGFIETDMTAATAARVGVDFEEFKKATAAQIPVNRTGKPEDIAAAASYFCSDEAGFVSGQVLYVAGGPRN from the coding sequence ATGAGCGAGCAGCAGAGCCGGGTAGCGATCGTGACCGGAGCGGCCCGCGGGATCGGCGCGGCCGTGGCCCAGCGCCTCGCCGCCGACGGTAACGCGGTCGCCGTACTGGACCTGGACCAGGCCGCCTGCGAGGCGACCGTCAAGGCCATCACCGAGGCGGGCGGCAAGGCCGTCGCCGTCGGCTGTGACGTGAGCAAGTCCGACCAGGTCGCCGCCGCGATCGAGCGGGTCGTGGCCGAGCTGGGCGCGCCGACGATCCTGATCAACAACGCGGGCGTCCTGCGCGACAACCTGCTGTTCAAGATGTCCGAGGACGACTGGGACACCGTGATGTCGGTGCACCTGCGCGGCTCGTTCCTGATGTCGAAGGCCTGCCAGAAGCACATGGTCGACGCCGGGTACGGCCGGATCGTCTTCCTCTCGTCCACCTCGGCGCTGGGCAACCGCGGCCAGGCGAACTACGCCTCCGCGAAGGCCGGGCTGCAGGGTCTGGCGAAGACGCTGGCGATCGAGCTGGGCAAGTTCGGCATCACCTCGAACGCGATCGCGCCGGGCTTCATCGAAACCGACATGACGGCCGCCACCGCCGCCCGGGTCGGCGTCGACTTCGAGGAGTTCAAGAAGGCCACCGCGGCGCAGATCCCGGTCAACCGCACCGGTAAGCCCGAGGACATCGCCGCCGCCGCGTCGTACTTCTGCAGCGACGAGGCCGGGTTCGTTTCCGGCCAGGTGCTGTACGTCGCCGGTGGGCCTCGGAACTGA
- a CDS encoding acyl-CoA thioesterase, which translates to MTRHVYHCPLRWGDMDSLGHVNNSRYVDYLQDARVDLLFRTAKELGADELDTGLLVARHEVQYRAPLVYREAPVRIELWISRIRAASFEVDYEILDVEPERKVYVEARTRLVPFDFTANRLRRITPIEREALEKLVSS; encoded by the coding sequence GTGACACGTCACGTCTATCACTGTCCGCTGCGCTGGGGTGACATGGATTCCCTCGGCCATGTCAACAACAGCCGGTACGTCGACTACCTGCAGGACGCCCGCGTCGATCTGCTCTTCCGGACGGCCAAGGAGCTCGGCGCCGACGAGCTGGATACCGGCCTGCTGGTCGCCCGGCACGAGGTGCAGTACCGCGCGCCGCTGGTCTACCGGGAGGCGCCGGTGCGGATCGAGCTCTGGATCAGCCGGATCCGGGCCGCCTCGTTCGAGGTCGACTACGAGATCCTGGACGTCGAGCCCGAGCGCAAGGTGTACGTCGAGGCGCGCACGCGGCTGGTGCCGTTCGACTTCACCGCGAACCGGTTGCGCCGGATCACCCCGATCGAGCGCGAGGCGCTGGAGAAGCTGGTGTCCTCATGA
- a CDS encoding acyl-CoA thioesterase, which translates to MTFSYPALVRWSDIDSYDHVNNVRYFDYFQEARIAFLAQVAELPDAGFFDVYPCVLVSQTVDYLRPIVLRHPPYDVEVWVDAVGNSSYTLGSRIVDGDAVYAKATSVLVAVEAVTHVKRALGDAERSALTRYLRQ; encoded by the coding sequence ATGACCTTCAGTTATCCCGCCTTGGTCCGCTGGTCCGATATCGACTCGTACGACCACGTGAACAACGTGCGCTATTTCGACTACTTCCAGGAGGCCCGGATCGCGTTCCTCGCGCAGGTGGCCGAGCTCCCGGACGCGGGCTTCTTCGACGTCTACCCGTGCGTGCTGGTCAGCCAGACCGTCGACTACCTCCGGCCGATCGTGTTGCGCCACCCGCCGTACGACGTGGAGGTCTGGGTCGACGCGGTCGGCAACTCGTCATACACGCTGGGATCCCGGATCGTGGACGGTGACGCTGTGTACGCGAAGGCCACGTCCGTGCTGGTCGCGGTGGAGGCCGTCACGCACGTGAAACGGGCTTTAGGTGATGCCGAGCGTTCGGCACTTACCAGGTACTTGAGACAATGA
- a CDS encoding OsmC family peroxiredoxin: MAATRNARAHWEGSLLEGAGQVNLESSGLGTFDVTWAARTEEAASGRTSPEELIAAAHSSCYNMALSHALATAGNPPEALDTAAAVTFQPGEGITGIKLAVNGKVPGLTAEEFASFAEDAKKNCPVSQALTGTTITLDVTFTA; this comes from the coding sequence ATGGCTGCTACCCGCAATGCCAGGGCCCACTGGGAAGGTTCGCTGCTGGAGGGCGCCGGTCAGGTGAACCTCGAGTCGTCCGGACTGGGTACCTTCGACGTCACCTGGGCCGCCCGTACGGAAGAAGCCGCCAGCGGCCGGACCAGCCCGGAAGAGCTGATCGCCGCCGCCCACTCGAGCTGCTACAACATGGCCCTGTCGCACGCCTTGGCCACCGCCGGCAACCCGCCGGAGGCCCTCGACACCGCCGCGGCCGTCACCTTCCAGCCCGGCGAGGGCATCACGGGCATCAAGCTCGCCGTCAACGGCAAGGTGCCCGGCCTGACCGCGGAGGAGTTCGCCAGCTTCGCCGAGGACGCCAAGAAGAACTGCCCCGTGAGCCAGGCCCTGACCGGGACGACCATCACCCTGGACGTCACCTTCACCGCCTGA
- a CDS encoding MaoC family dehydratase: MAHEFTGIDEVAHSVGTQLGETEWLEITQEQVNQFAEATGDHQWIHVDVARAAKGPYGGTIAHGYLTLSLIARFGEELFSVKGATAKLNYGVNKVRFPAPVPVGARVRASAQISGAQETPAGVQVSLQWVIEIENSPKPACVAETVVLLVR, from the coding sequence ATGGCGCACGAGTTCACGGGGATCGATGAGGTCGCCCATTCCGTCGGGACCCAGTTGGGTGAGACCGAGTGGCTGGAGATCACGCAGGAGCAGGTGAACCAGTTCGCCGAGGCGACCGGTGATCACCAGTGGATCCATGTTGACGTGGCGCGGGCGGCCAAGGGGCCGTACGGCGGGACGATCGCGCACGGGTATCTAACGCTTAGCCTGATCGCGCGGTTCGGCGAGGAGCTGTTCTCGGTCAAGGGCGCGACGGCGAAGCTCAACTATGGGGTGAACAAGGTCCGCTTCCCGGCGCCTGTGCCGGTTGGGGCTCGGGTTCGGGCCAGCGCGCAGATCTCGGGCGCCCAGGAGACCCCGGCCGGCGTCCAGGTCTCGCTGCAATGGGTGATCGAGATCGAGAACAGCCCCAAACCGGCCTGCGTCGCCGAAACCGTCGTCCTCCTCGTCCGCTAA
- a CDS encoding globin: MTEPQSFYDAVGGADTFHRLVAAFYRGVAEDPVLRPMYPEADLGPAEQRFRMFLEQYWGGPRTYSEQRGHPRLRMRHNPFAVTPAARDRWLGHMRDALDGIKLDPDRDEEIWKYMVMAAHSMVNADEPIHPGAIDVSENR; the protein is encoded by the coding sequence ATGACCGAACCACAGAGCTTCTATGACGCCGTCGGCGGGGCGGACACCTTCCACCGGCTGGTGGCGGCGTTCTACCGCGGCGTGGCCGAGGATCCCGTCCTGCGGCCGATGTATCCCGAGGCGGATCTGGGACCGGCCGAGCAGCGGTTCCGGATGTTCCTCGAGCAGTACTGGGGTGGACCCCGCACCTATTCCGAACAGCGCGGACACCCGCGGCTGCGGATGCGGCACAACCCGTTCGCGGTGACACCGGCCGCTCGGGACCGCTGGCTGGGGCATATGCGCGACGCCTTGGACGGGATCAAGCTCGACCCGGACCGGGACGAGGAGATCTGGAAGTACATGGTGATGGCCGCGCACAGCATGGTGAACGCCGACGAGCCGATCCACCCGGGCGCGATCGACGTGTCCGAGAACCGCTAA
- a CDS encoding GH39 family glycosyl hydrolase has translation MRGMKLAAVVAALMVGTTVVARSAPSAPSGTTAGAAATTVAASYSSNAGVLDKGVLLNASQGGYLTMQNLNWFADQAPALAEMGLKQVRLDHVFDDDFYGVVTSATTYDFRKLDRVILPLLENGMTPFISLSYMPKALGPAWNSPARDNNQWAAAVTAIVKHYKDLGHTGWNWEFWNEPDHGDFWTGTPAQLHAMYAATATAVKAADPTAKVGGPATSNADNPWMDGFLDYIAARTLPCDFISWHDYDLTTPNFNRVATIQAKLAARRLTGKQLYVTEWNADWRMAQGAGAPQDTNLNAAYVAQRLHDASNRPGLTGVFFFSPVEGYSPSTTFNGDLGLITVDGHRKAAANVFEMVNRLGGTKLATNGTALISKDPGKVTALLWNNTPNATSTELVLDDLPFTTDFTATHSLLDATNGNYAFDHGTGIHNQRAGPNEKLKPHSQTIHAASTNWSRSIAMPPHSVHLVELGTTPAEPQRAAVTNHAQEKAVTSTSNYTGQGWSPEALVDGRRYSFTTANVGPTTMGWTSTNHPSAVATESVQVDLGSKRYFDNVTLRPRSDQAWEGHSFPADFVIAGSNDGNSWTPLVTRTGYGAGQPVLGKQTFATAGASYRFVRVTATKLGLPVTEGVPTWRFQLAELEVNR, from the coding sequence ATGCGTGGGATGAAGTTGGCGGCAGTGGTCGCCGCGCTCATGGTTGGTACGACGGTGGTGGCGCGGTCGGCACCCTCGGCGCCGAGTGGGACGACGGCTGGGGCTGCGGCGACGACGGTCGCGGCGTCGTACAGCAGTAATGCGGGGGTTCTCGACAAAGGCGTGCTGCTCAATGCGTCGCAGGGTGGTTACCTGACGATGCAGAACCTCAACTGGTTCGCCGACCAAGCGCCGGCCTTGGCCGAAATGGGGCTGAAGCAGGTCCGGCTCGACCACGTCTTTGACGACGACTTCTATGGCGTGGTGACCAGTGCCACGACGTACGACTTCCGCAAGCTCGATCGGGTCATCCTGCCGCTGCTGGAGAACGGGATGACGCCGTTCATCAGCCTCTCCTACATGCCGAAGGCGCTCGGGCCGGCCTGGAACAGCCCTGCGCGTGACAACAACCAGTGGGCCGCGGCGGTCACCGCGATCGTCAAGCATTACAAGGATCTCGGCCACACCGGGTGGAATTGGGAGTTCTGGAACGAGCCGGATCACGGCGACTTCTGGACTGGTACGCCCGCGCAGCTCCACGCGATGTACGCCGCGACGGCCACCGCGGTGAAGGCGGCCGATCCCACCGCGAAGGTCGGCGGCCCGGCGACGTCGAACGCGGACAACCCCTGGATGGACGGGTTCCTCGACTACATCGCGGCACGGACTTTGCCATGCGACTTCATCTCCTGGCATGACTACGACCTGACCACCCCGAACTTCAACCGGGTCGCCACGATCCAGGCCAAGCTGGCCGCGCGACGTTTGACGGGCAAGCAGTTGTACGTCACCGAGTGGAACGCCGATTGGCGGATGGCCCAGGGCGCGGGCGCTCCGCAGGACACCAACCTCAATGCGGCGTACGTCGCGCAGCGGCTGCACGACGCGTCGAACCGGCCCGGGCTTACCGGGGTGTTCTTCTTCAGCCCGGTCGAGGGATACAGCCCGAGTACGACGTTCAACGGCGACCTCGGTCTCATCACGGTCGACGGTCATCGCAAGGCTGCCGCGAACGTCTTCGAGATGGTCAACCGCCTCGGCGGCACCAAGCTCGCCACCAACGGCACAGCGCTCATCAGCAAAGACCCGGGCAAGGTCACCGCCTTGCTCTGGAACAACACCCCGAACGCGACCTCGACCGAGTTGGTACTCGACGATCTCCCGTTCACGACCGACTTCACCGCGACGCACTCGTTGCTCGACGCAACTAATGGCAACTACGCGTTCGACCATGGGACGGGCATCCACAACCAACGCGCCGGGCCCAACGAGAAGCTCAAGCCGCACTCGCAAACCATCCACGCCGCGTCGACGAACTGGTCGCGTTCGATCGCGATGCCGCCGCATTCGGTGCACCTGGTCGAGCTCGGCACCACGCCCGCCGAACCGCAGCGCGCGGCCGTCACGAACCACGCGCAGGAAAAGGCCGTCACGAGTACGTCGAACTACACCGGGCAAGGGTGGAGCCCGGAGGCACTCGTGGACGGCAGGCGGTATTCCTTCACGACGGCCAACGTGGGCCCGACGACGATGGGCTGGACCTCGACGAACCACCCGAGCGCCGTCGCGACGGAGTCGGTACAGGTGGATCTCGGCAGCAAGCGTTACTTCGACAACGTGACCCTTCGGCCACGCAGCGATCAGGCCTGGGAGGGGCATTCCTTCCCGGCGGATTTCGTCATCGCCGGGTCGAACGACGGCAACAGCTGGACGCCTTTGGTGACGAGGACGGGGTACGGCGCGGGGCAACCCGTGCTGGGGAAGCAGACGTTCGCCACGGCCGGAGCGTCGTACAGATTTGTGCGAGTGACCGCGACAAAGCTCGGGCTGCCCGTGACCGAGGGCGTGCCGACCTGGCGGTTCCAGTTGGCCGAGCTGGAGGTCAATCGCTGA